The Aedes aegypti strain LVP_AGWG chromosome 3, AaegL5.0 Primary Assembly, whole genome shotgun sequence genome contains a region encoding:
- the LOC5568381 gene encoding putative protein tag-278, with amino-acid sequence MNFDLDDPLEGLLSDGSNDSLFGNENAKVSKKSSASSKPEVKQSKMEDLFGIKSDAPKAEPSKPAASTTGAEKDGHVSLDFPKPSTSGQPSSLTSFQARRTSTPVKKLETAQKKEITFDDSDVLSDLGFDPKKPKTKSNILDDILGGPIITTSKEINSKQNKSKQSLGVGKEETAGSKSISRQSTETSENLQTESTIMGGYAPSGGGGPRRTARRKSSTALHDPLGLFSTPIEARKDVKSSKKSADWLGLNDDNSTSNDPEPIPIPKVDTDTPKQADVVKPSTPVPQTSVAPAPMISTTPVGPTIEPIQIPLTAMLKPDIATAAKTMELLNSDTQSALNTMQQQEFQLMVAKQMRSQEQALLEMQQKQQSILQRQESQFNELLHKQIQRHNMLEEVISKQQERINSNIQVMMSQPPQIAPLLMDRVDVKGAKGNIDSKPEDPLNKVELQAELKRMELEKLRLEDLISNITANHEQEITMLEQSYRKQMGFLDESLKIMESRMKLENQNLEEFYKGKLEKLESEKQQLIVDHNQKVQAMEEAHRAMVEKLKANYEESLENLKGEHKEMINNIRESKMLEFSVLQENQSYMTMLKNASQYLENASGDLQQLRDTLHDQIEFTQKEKDIQLKAREKQLDDQQRIMERTKEATEAEKARLLSLVEMLEGKLTELTKTASEEHWNYQQKLVKMDAERQAFEKEKDSARERIARDEKRIDELKHIQLEEHSRLMQKIHDEKTLLQEEKVKIDTLSKIQKKDQSEISRAEIDAAIKVAEDAAKQADVERERLLQLQRQFESKRRELINQESQVRNKSSELETAINSAKMKELNAENAFKSIKRAEQNLQMKMQLVQRQFREISEREDRLSKDKIELSKERLELQSMRKRLQSTRCSLCKIGERSQEIGDYITAVNNSESVADDRKLEASFFEMQQHRDLGKMDQFIDGDVERQLQNFLERNRLDDVGTENGNFMQNIAQNEDGTIDTDLLMMKFDVLKSQNFFDQGDEKK; translated from the exons ATGAACTTTGATCTGGATGATCCGTTGGAGGGCCTTCTCAGTGATGGAAGCAATGATAGTTTATTTGGCAACGAAAATGCAAAGGTATCAAAGAAATCGTCTGCgtccagtaaaccggaagttaAGCAATCGAAGATGGAAGATTTGTTTGGTATTAAATCAGATGCTCCCAAAGCAGAGCCGTCAAAACCTGCTGCCTCCACTACTGGTGCTGAAAAAGATGGTCATGTTTCGTTGGACTTCCCCAAACCAAGTACATCCGGTCAGCCTTCAAGTTTGACTAGCTTCCAGGCAAGAAGAACGAGTACTCCTGTGAAGAAATTGGAAACCGCGCAAAAGAAAGAGATTACTTTTGATGATAGTGATGTATTGTCTGACTTGGGATTTGATCCAAAGAAACCTAAAACTAAATCTAATATATTGGACGATATTCTTGGTGGACCAATAATAACCACTAGTAAAGAGATTAATTCGAAGCAAAATAAAAGTAAGCAATCTCTTGGAGTGGGAAAAGAAGAGACTGCAGGCAGTAAATCAATCTCGAGACAGTCGACTGAAACATCGGAGAACTTGCAAACGGAAAGTACCATAATGGGAGGATATGCTCCCAGTGGTGGCGGAGGTCCTCGACGAACCGCCAGACGAAAGTCCTCAACAGCACTGCATGATCCTCTAGGATTGTTTTCGACACCAATAGAAGCCAGGAAAGATGTAAAATCCAGCAAGAAAAGTGCTGATTGGCTGGGGTTGAACGACGACAACAGCACTTCAAATGATCCTGAACCGATTCCGATTCCAAAAGTGGATACTGATACTCCTAAACAAGCGGACGTAGTTAAGCCATCAACCCCCGTTCCTCAAACTTCCGTTGCCCCTGCGCCAATGATTTCAACTACTCCAGTAGGACCTACTATTGAACCTATTCAAATTCCTTTGACGGCTATGTTAAAACCGGATATTGCAACAGCTGCCAAAACGATGGAACTCCTAAATAGTGACACTCAAAGTGCTCTCAACACCATGCAACAGCAGGAATTTCAGCTGATGGTTGCAAAACAGATGAGAAGCCAAGAACAAGCGTTGTTGGAAATGCAACAGAAACAGCAATCGATTTTGCAAAGACAAGAGTCTCAGTTCAATGAATTGTTGCACAAACAGATTCAACGCCACAATATGCTTGAGGAGGTAATATCGAAGCAACAGGAGCGCATCAATAGCAACATACAAGTCATGATGTCTCAGCCACCTCAAATTGCGCCCCTTTTGATGGATCGGGTGGATGTAAAAGGAGCGAAAGGAAACATTGATAGCAAACCAGAAGATCCTTTGAATAAAGTCGAACTGCAAGCAGAGCTCAAGCGAATGGAATTAGAGAAACTACGATTGGAAGATTTGATTTCTAACATTACAGCCAATCACGAACAGGAAATTACGATGCTTGAACAGAGCTACAGGAAGCAGATGGGGTTTCTGGATGAAAGCCTTAAAATAATGGAGTCTAGAATGAAGTTGGAAAACCAGAATTTAGAAGAGTTCTACAAGGGCAAACTAGAGAAGCTAGAAAGCGAAAAGCAGCAACTGATTGTTGATCATAATCAGAAGGTGCAGGCAATGGAAGAAGCGCATCGAGCGATGGTAGAGAAATTGAAGGCCAACtatgaggaatctctggaaaatctcAAGGGCGAGCATAAAGAAATGATCAATAATATTCGAGAATCGAAGATgttagaattttcagtactcCAGGAAAATCAATCGTACATGACCATGCTTAAAAATGCTTCCCAATATTTAGAAAATGCATCCGGAGATTTACAACAGCTGAGAGATACACTCCACGATCAAATTGAATTCACTCAAAAGGAGAAGGATATTCAGTTGAAAGCCAGGGAGAAGCAGCTGGATGATCAGCAAAGGATAATGGAGAGGACGAAAGAAGCGACTGAAGCGGAGAAAGCACGTTTGCTCAGCCTGGTAGAGATGTTAGAGGGAAAGCTTACCGAACTGACAAAG aCTGCTTCAGAAGAACATTGGAACTATCAGCAGAAACTGGTCAAGATGGATGCCGAAAGACaagcttttgaaaaagaaaaagatTCGGCGCGTGAGCGCATCGCGCGAGATGAGAAACGAATCGACGAACTGAAACATATTCAGTTGGAAGAGCACTCTCGTTTGATGCAGAAAATACACGATGAGAAGACACTTCTCCAAGAAGAAAAGGTAAAAATCGACACTCTCTCAAAAATTCAGAAGAAAGATCAGTCGGAAATTTCGCGAGCGGAGATCGATGCGGCCATCAAGGTCGCAGAAGACGCTGCGAAGCAAGCTGATGTCGAGCGGGAACGACTGCTGCAGCTTCAACGCCAGTTCGAATCCAAGCGTCGAGAGCTAATCAACCAGGAAAGTCAAGTTAGAAACAAATCAAGCGAGCTGGAAACTGCTATCAACAGTGCCAAAATGAAGGAGCTCAACGCGGAGAATGCGTTCAAAAGTATCAAGCGAGCGGAGCAGAACCTGCAAATGAAAATGCAACTCGTGCAGCGACAGTTTAGGGAGATATCAGAGCGAGAGGATCGGCTATCGAAGGATAAGATTGAACTTAGCAAGGAGCGATTGGAGTTGCAATCTATGCGAAAGCGATTGCAATCAACTCGGTGTAGCTTATGCAAGATCGGTGAACGGTCACAGGAGATTGGAGATTATATTACAGCAGTCAATAATTCAGAATCTGTCGCCGATGATCGGAAGTTGGAGGCCAGTTTCTTCGAAATGCAACAGCATCGAGATCTTGGAAAGATGGATCAATTCATCGATGGGGATGTGGAAAGGCAGCTGCAAAACTTTTTGGAGAGAAATCGATTGGATGATGTGGGAACGGAAAATGGAAATTTTATGCAGAACATAGCCCAGAATGAAGACGGAACGATTGATACAGATTTGCTGATGATGAAGTTTGACGTTCTGAAGTCGC